aaatgtttgtttaaCCTGAATGAAGATAATCATCTCAGAAtatgttggtgttttttttttttatattgatacTGATTTTAGAGTATGTTTAgtctttgtttcgtttttttttctttttttcagtacaTCCATATCACTtctatgtttgatttgattttgtttcgttctgtatctttgatttgttctgtttatGTCAAATACTTTGTTCACGGCCTctctgaaaaacagcctcttGGCTAATTGAGGGCTTTTAACCCAgtgattaaaacaaacaaacaaataaacaaacaaactttcctTCTGTCATTATAACAGCGTTTCCAAATTTCTTCCCAAAATGAAACAATGGCTTTTTTAAAGTAGTCTAaatgggtttaaaaaaaaaacaacaacaaaattctcTCAATGAGAATCTTTAAGCGGTTGGAACTGCCTTACAAAAATCTAGTTTGACAAACTCATCATCCATCGCTGCATGTATGGTACTTTCATCAAACTGTGGGAAGTTGCGTTTGAACACGTCTATGATCTCATCACGTGACCTAAGGTAGGTTTTCTTTATGCACCCATTCTCTTGCTCTTCCAAGAGCGTGGTGTTGTTGATCGAAAGAAATCGACCTTTCGGAAATGCCATACACCACAGCTTTGTGAGTAATGGTATGTCATCATTAACCTGGGTATACAGCCTCGTCATGACATTGTCAAAGTAAGACACGGCAACCGGAGTGTTGAAGCGAATGGATGCATAGGTGTACCACTCATCTTTGGGGGACGCCTTGAAGTAACTGGCTCCCACCGGGTCACTTTCCACGTTGTGCAGGCGAACGATGACGTCTCCTCGGCGTGCAAATTTGTAGATCAAGAAGGACTCGTGGTACTCGGGAGATTCCCTCTCAAAATCCAGCGGGATCAGCTGGAACGTCGGCCATCCTCCTGTGCCCACATCCGCCATGTGCTTGCTACCTTCTCCAGATAGGTTGTAGACGATGATTACCGTGTGGGCGCTTTTTGTACCAACCATGTCACCTGGTACTAGTGATACCTGATAACCAAGCGCTTGTATAACCATATAACAACCGACGTTGTTGTGGTAGCAGCGACCTCCAAGCTTTGCCAATATGTCATTCTTCACCTCAAGTAGAGTAGGACGATGTCTGTCCTTCTTTGGAGTAGCGATACTTCGCACTGTCTGGTACGGCATATTTGCTtgccaagaaaacaaaatttcattcaagAGGGCGATTGGatcagaggccatcttgtcttTAGGTGACGTCACTCCCAGTACTTCACAAATGAATGTAAATGCTTCCTCTGACGTCATCACTTCATCTGATGTCCGTTCAGCTGTGATCTTGGAATCCTCCATTGTAGCTTTTGTACACCTCTGTTGGCCTAtataagtaaaaacaaaatgttatttaattcaatttaagtTGCTACATGTGAACAAATGACAGTTTTCGGGGACAAACCAAACACTAGGTCATTTGTTGTTTCAGGAGAAGAGGGAGCTTCGTTGTGAAGAATAGAAAGCATTGCAAGTCTTTACATCCgcaaaaagatgaaatactCTCCTGTGATGATTAGTTCCAAGCACCAAACCGACCATTGTCACCCGATGTTATTTCGAGTGACGAATGCAAAATCTGTCTAAACTCAGAGTCACCGTGAAGCAGAAAGTAAGCCGATAATAGGAAAGTTCTGGAAGTCTCTATTTCATTGCTGAGCTCTCTCGACGACATTATAcggaatattttgaagcatctTACCCATAAACAAAATGCCCTATATGTTTTTCCAAATTACAAGTTTATTTGTTAAGATAATACAAACAGTGTAAAATTAAGATGAAATGAATACACTTGACACTTGACATAgaacaattgtaaaaaaaaaatacattttgataatttAATATGCAAGGGCAGGAGGTTTTATACCTTTTCAAGGCAAAGCAGATTCTATCTCTACTATTTTGTCTGATTATACTGGTCATAATTTTACCATTTCATAGTCTTCTTTTTCATGCAACAACTCATGAGTGGCCACAACGATTGCAGATTGATTTGTATAGCCGCATTCGGCAGAGTTATCAATGATAGTAATTGATTCGGTCACACCATGTTAAACGACTGATTTTCACTATTGTGAAGGTCCGTTAATCCAAACATGAAACAACTttcgttagtccgaaggttcgttattccgaaacacgcaaattccgtAAATTGAGATtcgaaagtttgaaaatgataaAGGGTTCATTAATCTAGCAATTGAATAGGGTTCACCATTCCAATAGGTACGTTAATTCAAATATTTCGTATACTGTTctaggaaccttcggaattaggGAACTTATTTTGTTTCCGGGAAAaaataacgaactttttttttccattttcgaaTATAAACAGACCTTAGAAATAATGAACTATATTGCCATTGTGTTAACGACCAATGCTCTTATTTGCTTAAGGTCAAAGGACAGATGACATTAATGACTAAAAGAAACATCATAATGATACTGTGAAAGGGCATAGTGAACATATCTTACGTACCTTTCTCGACGGGAACAGAAATGAGAGCGCAAATAGACAGGCGTAGGAACAAACTGAAAATATTGTCTGTGAATGGCACTCTATTTATTCCTGAAACTTCCAGTGATGCACTGACGTGAACCGTCTAAGTAACACTTCAACATAGTAATCTGTCGATACAGTCAAGCTCTCAGACGCCACCCGTAGACCATAGACAATCCACCAAGCTAGTAcccaatcagaaatgaatacGATGTTCGCAAAGTCATAATAATTGCACCAAGAGTTGAACTCCTTGCCAGATAGTTGTTACCTATACTTGACACGCCTACGCAGTAATCGCTCCATTTAAGATTTATTGAACGTTATTTTTTAGCCTTAAGGAATCTACTGCAACTATGTCCCATCCACTACACCTTGGCATTAGCGCTGCCaaaattttctgaaaaaatTGACCACGCTGGCTGGTTATCACGTGTCAACTCCATGGTCCGACACTAAATTATTATGCAAACAATCATTATCAAGATGGTCAACAAGCAGTAATAAGTTTAAAGGGTAAAATTCTTGTGTCATGCAATAAAAATGAGCTGAAACTTCTTCCATTTCCAACTCTTATCttccagttttgttttcttgtggtttgttctttttttttttttacttgataaGAACAAGCAATAAATATCGATGATTTGGGCGGAATTGCTATCTTGACGCGGAACTCGTGCTGAAGTTGGCTTCAACCAAGTATTCACAATATATCAAACATAGCGGTATAAAGCATGTTGCATTACATTTAacttttgaattatgaaaaaagaGGTAAACCAACACAATTAATTTCAGTAATAACTTAGCCAAGAAATATTGTTTATAGTGTTTCAATACTAAACAGCGCGTTCAAGCAAAACACACCCTACACTGTATATCACTGCTGTTGATGACGAGTTGCCTACAACTTGAACAAAAGTCCACAAACCGATTTTATATTGCTTGACTTCGAAAAGGTTTTTGATAAATCTTTCATAGTAATCTTCTCCACAAGCTGAAGTTCTATGGCATCCAAGGTGCCCAGACTCCTCACGTGGATTGGGAACTTCCTGAAAGGTAGAATTCAGAAGGTGGTCCAAAGTGGAGAGTCTTCAAACCAAGCACATGTGACGCAGGGCACGGTGTTAGACCTTCTGTTCCTTCTCTCACACATCAGTGACATCAgtggtgtaggcctacatatgatTCATCAGCAACCTTGAAGATACCAAGCAGCGCAAACAGGACCTCAAGTCACTACAGGAGTGGGAGCAGAAGTGGTTGATGGCGTTTCACCCGAAAAGTGTGGTGTTCTTCACCCTACAAAATGCGACTTAAAGCTAGGGCTCTTCATTCAGTCCGCAAGTAGTTGATGACCGTTTTCCAATCTCTCTACGAAGTCGCCTATTCATCATCAGATGtatgctgttaaaaaaaaaaaaacacacacaaaaaaaaaaacgctcgCTATTAAAGTGCTCGGCAAAATCTCTGCTTCCAAATTTTGTTCGAGAAGAAAAGCCGGAATTTGAAATAaacttcctgacaccttcggcAACTTGTCGTGAGAACATAATATTCGTCGGGATATCTCGCCTGTTACACTTCCGCCTCTTCGGCAAATGCTCCTGAAAGAATCCTGCGGTGTGGGAAGCTTCGTGATGGCAAGCATAAGTCACCTGGTATGCTTTATAAAAGC
The Diadema setosum chromosome 21, eeDiaSeto1, whole genome shotgun sequence DNA segment above includes these coding regions:
- the LOC140244469 gene encoding uncharacterized protein, translated to MEDSKITAERTSDEVMTSEEAFTFICEVLGVTSPKDKMASDPIALLNEILFSWQANMPYQTVRSIATPKKDRHRPTLLEVKNDILAKLGGRCYHNNVGCYMVIQALGYQVSLVPGDMVGTKSAHTVIIVYNLSGEGSKHMADVGTGGWPTFQLIPLDFERESPEYHESFLIYKFARRGDVIVRLHNVESDPVGASYFKASPKDEWYTYASIRFNTPVAVSYFDNVMTRLYTQVNDDIPLLTKLWCMAFPKGRFLSINNTTLLEEQENGCIKKTYLRSRDEIIDVFKRNFPQFDESTIHAAMDDEFVKLDFCKAVPTA